In Arenicella chitinivorans, one genomic interval encodes:
- a CDS encoding beta-ketoacyl synthase chain length factor: protein MSEFNFSVLGIGAWGLTARSWPELQELMAGKPIEDDGSKGPKPALIPANERRRAPLPVRLAVETSAQACAAAKLDPAEVGCVFVSGLGDTALTDYMCTVLASDNKALSPTKFHNSVHNAAAGYWTISTGCTEAANSVAGFDESVSLTLVEALIQAEEEQRPLLMTFYDAPVSAVLQPLLKNPYPFSVSLVIAPESLSPAGSPVWSASVMTEAATWPSANWPGELQDCYQSNPVARVLCILDMLTGGLDSVTMPLSSATAVTVTRVS, encoded by the coding sequence ATGAGTGAATTTAACTTCAGCGTACTCGGTATTGGCGCATGGGGATTAACCGCGCGCAGTTGGCCCGAGCTTCAAGAATTAATGGCTGGTAAACCCATTGAAGACGATGGCAGCAAAGGACCAAAGCCAGCCTTAATCCCCGCCAATGAACGCCGACGTGCGCCATTGCCGGTGCGCTTGGCAGTGGAGACTTCCGCGCAGGCCTGTGCAGCAGCAAAACTTGACCCAGCGGAGGTTGGCTGTGTCTTCGTGTCCGGCCTAGGTGATACCGCGCTGACAGACTATATGTGTACCGTGCTTGCGAGCGATAATAAAGCTTTGTCACCAACCAAGTTTCACAATTCAGTACACAACGCTGCGGCGGGATACTGGACCATCAGCACCGGCTGTACGGAAGCAGCGAATTCGGTCGCCGGATTCGACGAATCGGTGTCTCTGACATTGGTGGAAGCCTTGATTCAGGCTGAGGAGGAACAACGTCCTCTGTTGATGACGTTTTATGATGCGCCCGTATCCGCTGTCTTGCAGCCACTCTTAAAGAATCCGTATCCGTTTTCAGTGTCGCTGGTGATTGCCCCAGAGAGCTTGTCACCAGCGGGGTCACCGGTCTGGTCTGCCAGCGTGATGACAGAGGCCGCAACCTGGCCGTCTGCTAACTGGCCAGGTGAGCTACAGGACTGTTATCAATCAAATCCAGTTGCGCGGGTACTTTGTATATTGGACATGCTCACCGGAGGGCTAGACTCTGTCACCATGCCGTTGAGTTCTGCCACTGCCGTGACTGTCACGCGTGTTAGTTGA